One segment of Tenrec ecaudatus isolate mTenEca1 chromosome 1, mTenEca1.hap1, whole genome shotgun sequence DNA contains the following:
- the LOC142437381 gene encoding biogenesis of lysosome-related organelles complex 1 subunit 1-like, which produces MLLYSLLKEHQAKQVSARKRWGDRQPPAHTLVDHLDVLGPSLREPEEAEPGEGPARQDISFAKKTGPWMGMMEQFNPALKEIRDGENWPQSIELDMRTIATALEYAHQGQLHTDPA; this is translated from the coding sequence ATGCTGTTGTACAGCCTGCTGAAGGAGCACCAGGCCAAGCAAGTGAGTGCGAGGAAAAGATGGGGCGACAGGCAGCCACCTGCCCACACTTTGGTGGACCACCTGGATGTGCTTGGACCAAGCCTACGTGAACCAGAGGAAGCTGAACCAGGAGAAGGCCCTGCGCGTCAGGACATTAGTTTTGCTAAGAAGACTGGCCCGTGGATGGGGATGATGGAGCAATTCAATCCCGCCCTCAAGGAAATCCGGGACGGGGAGAACTGGCCTCAGAGCATCGAGCTGGACATGCGCACCATTGCCACTGCCCTGGAATATGCCCACCAAGGGCAGCTGCATACCGACCCCGCCTAG